In a single window of the Bacteroides acidifaciens genome:
- a CDS encoding SpoIID/LytB domain-containing protein, producing the protein MTEPQIAVGILSGKEIQFSFPDEFISSDGIAISGIQQAVYRKGKIYWQEKEYDELSFIPRQNTSSFFELQDVTIGINFHWERKEVQRFKGELKIIVEDDKLTAINIISIEDYLTSVISSEMSATASLELLKAHAVISRSWLLNKLKIENEKLKNKMQPDSAAISQFSILNSQFIKWYDHEAHKNFDVCADDHCQRYQGITRASTSRAIEAVSATRGEVLMYEGKICDARFSKCCGGAFEEFQNCWENVRHPYLIGQRDSQTENKLPDLTVEAEADKWIRTSPVAFCNTQNKKILSQVLNNYDQETTDFYRWKVSYSQEELSELIHKRSGIDFGKIIDLIPVERGTSGRLVRLKIVGTLRTLTIGKELEIRRTLSTSHLYSSAFVVDKEYKEEDRKYKDEQEIPFRFILTGAGWGHGVGLCQIGAAVMGEQGYKYEEILSHYYPGSTIERQYK; encoded by the coding sequence ATGACAGAGCCTCAAATAGCAGTTGGTATTCTTTCCGGGAAAGAGATTCAATTCTCTTTCCCGGATGAATTCATTTCTTCTGATGGAATAGCAATCTCCGGAATACAGCAAGCCGTTTATCGGAAAGGGAAAATCTATTGGCAGGAAAAAGAATATGATGAATTATCCTTCATTCCCCGACAGAATACTTCTTCTTTCTTTGAACTGCAAGACGTAACCATCGGCATCAACTTCCATTGGGAACGTAAAGAAGTGCAAAGATTCAAAGGTGAACTGAAGATTATCGTTGAAGACGACAAGCTGACCGCCATCAATATAATTTCTATCGAAGATTATCTCACTAGCGTGATTTCATCAGAAATGAGTGCAACGGCCTCTTTAGAGCTGTTGAAAGCACATGCGGTTATCTCTCGAAGTTGGCTACTTAATAAATTAAAAATTGAGAATGAAAAATTAAAAAATAAGATGCAACCGGACAGCGCAGCCATTTCTCAATTCTCAATTCTCAATTCTCAATTTATCAAATGGTATGACCATGAAGCCCACAAGAACTTTGATGTATGTGCCGACGACCATTGCCAGCGTTATCAAGGAATCACTCGTGCCTCAACGTCACGGGCTATTGAGGCTGTTTCCGCTACACGGGGTGAGGTGCTTATGTATGAAGGAAAGATTTGCGACGCCCGTTTTTCCAAATGTTGCGGCGGCGCTTTCGAAGAATTCCAGAACTGCTGGGAGAATGTAAGGCATCCCTATCTTATCGGACAGCGGGACAGCCAAACAGAAAACAAACTTCCTGACCTGACCGTAGAAGCTGAAGCTGACAAGTGGATACGCACTTCGCCCGTTGCATTCTGCAACACACAGAACAAGAAGATTCTCAGTCAAGTTTTAAATAACTACGACCAGGAGACTACGGACTTCTATCGTTGGAAAGTAAGCTATTCCCAAGAAGAACTGTCCGAACTGATTCACAAACGTTCGGGTATTGATTTCGGGAAGATTATAGATTTAATTCCTGTAGAAAGGGGAACGTCCGGTCGTCTCGTCCGACTGAAGATAGTAGGTACGCTACGCACACTCACCATCGGAAAAGAACTGGAGATACGCCGTACCCTATCGACTTCTCATCTTTATAGTTCTGCTTTCGTTGTGGATAAGGAATACAAAGAAGAAGATAGAAAATACAAAGACGAGCAAGAAATCCCTTTCCGCTTTATCCTCACCGGTGCCGGATGGGGACATGGAGTGGGGCTTTGCCAGATTGGTGCTGCCGTAATGGGAGAACAAGGCTATAAATACGAAGAGATATTATCTCACTACTACCCCGGTAGTACGATTGAGAGACAATATAAATAA
- a CDS encoding DUF4922 domain-containing protein, with product MKATINCFLPFSRLEETIQTVKELRASALVDTIYLLASPITNVCIPGCELISVEKMQSTQAMRAIAEHSDKAYTLVYTKRTALRLGMFALERMVQVMEMTQAGMVYADHYQQMNGVQKPAPVIDYQPGSLRDDFDFGSVLLFNANTFKEAIKDTEEEYQYAGLYDLRLKTSQKSRLIHINEYLYTEVESDKRKSGEKQFDYVDPKNRQVQIEMEQACTRHLKEIGGYLYPNFCPVDFSSHTFEYEASVIIPVRNRIRTIKDAVCSALNQQTTFPFNVIVIDNHSTDGTCEALRELSSDKRLIHVIPERDDLGIGGCWNVGIHHEKCGKFAVQLDSDDVYKDEHTLQIMVNAFYEQNCAMVIGTYMMTDFNMNEIAPGIIDHKEWTPDNGRNNALRINGLGAPRAFYTPILREINVPNTSYGEDYALGLRISHDYHIGRVYDVVYLCRRWEGNSDAALPVEKVNRNNLYKDRLRTWELEQRILQQKTTLENFQQEIEQLFQKQTLSWELAKENYRTLEQYKKQKRDLSKWIGKTLIEAGAFLNPKRILSTMAQTDTASVHSRPCFLCQKNRPQEQEFLSYKNYQILVNPYPVFKHHFTIADKEHRPQSIAGYFDDMIEFTDIMREYFLMYNGPECGASAPDHAHFQACIKEEHMAGIFYDLSNDCTDLIDDDKLQINYVYAPASLINVQADSKETMVTAFYSIYDILFADSNGKEPMMNILAWYGLERTKDFFGDNYEDELETATEYPYKCCIFLRSKHRPDCYFAKGDEQILISPAIAEMNGIFPIVREEDMEKLTPEKVYDIYQEVSISKEKLQEIAERIKTAL from the coding sequence ATGAAAGCAACAATCAACTGTTTTCTTCCTTTCAGCAGATTGGAAGAAACGATACAGACGGTTAAGGAGTTACGCGCATCGGCGCTGGTAGACACGATTTATTTATTGGCATCACCGATTACCAATGTCTGCATCCCCGGATGCGAACTCATCTCCGTAGAGAAAATGCAATCTACACAAGCGATGCGAGCCATTGCCGAACACTCCGATAAAGCATATACTTTAGTTTATACTAAACGCACTGCGCTGCGACTGGGCATGTTCGCTCTTGAAAGAATGGTTCAGGTCATGGAAATGACTCAAGCAGGTATGGTCTATGCAGACCATTATCAACAGATGAACGGTGTGCAAAAACCTGCTCCAGTCATTGACTACCAACCCGGCAGTCTACGTGACGACTTCGATTTCGGTTCGGTATTACTGTTCAATGCCAACACATTCAAGGAAGCGATAAAAGATACGGAAGAGGAATATCAATATGCAGGCTTGTATGATTTGAGACTTAAAACATCCCAAAAGAGCAGACTGATACATATCAACGAATATCTATATACCGAAGTAGAAAGCGACAAGCGGAAAAGCGGTGAGAAGCAGTTCGATTATGTAGACCCTAAAAACCGTCAGGTACAGATTGAAATGGAACAGGCATGCACCAGGCATTTGAAGGAGATCGGCGGATATCTTTATCCCAACTTCTGTCCCGTAGACTTCTCTTCCCATACTTTTGAATATGAAGCTTCTGTTATTATACCTGTACGCAACCGCATTCGCACAATCAAAGATGCCGTATGCTCGGCACTGAACCAGCAAACGACCTTTCCGTTCAATGTCATTGTCATCGACAACCATTCGACAGACGGAACCTGTGAAGCTCTACGTGAACTTAGTTCGGACAAGCGGCTGATTCACGTCATTCCCGAAAGAGATGATCTCGGTATAGGCGGATGTTGGAATGTAGGTATCCATCACGAGAAATGCGGAAAGTTTGCCGTCCAACTGGATAGCGACGACGTGTATAAAGACGAACATACGCTGCAAATTATGGTTAATGCTTTCTATGAACAGAATTGCGCGATGGTTATCGGCACTTACATGATGACGGACTTCAACATGAACGAGATAGCTCCCGGCATCATCGACCATAAAGAATGGACACCCGATAACGGACGGAATAACGCCTTGCGCATTAATGGACTGGGAGCACCGAGAGCTTTTTATACTCCTATTCTTCGGGAAATCAATGTGCCGAACACAAGTTACGGAGAAGACTATGCACTCGGTCTGAGAATCTCACACGACTATCACATCGGGCGGGTGTACGATGTCGTCTACCTCTGTCGCCGTTGGGAAGGTAATTCGGATGCCGCGTTGCCTGTTGAGAAAGTCAATCGGAATAATCTATACAAAGACCGGCTCCGTACGTGGGAATTGGAACAGCGCATCCTGCAACAAAAAACGACATTAGAGAATTTTCAGCAGGAAATCGAACAGTTATTCCAAAAGCAGACCCTTTCATGGGAACTTGCCAAAGAGAATTATCGGACATTGGAACAATATAAAAAGCAAAAAAGAGATCTCTCCAAATGGATAGGCAAGACCCTCATAGAAGCAGGTGCGTTCCTTAACCCGAAACGTATTCTTTCGACTATGGCACAAACAGATACTGCCTCTGTTCACTCACGACCTTGTTTCCTCTGCCAGAAAAACCGTCCGCAAGAACAAGAATTCCTCAGCTATAAGAATTATCAGATACTGGTCAACCCCTACCCCGTATTTAAACACCACTTCACCATCGCGGACAAAGAACACCGCCCACAATCCATAGCAGGATATTTTGATGACATGATAGAATTCACCGACATCATGAGAGAATACTTCCTCATGTATAACGGACCGGAATGCGGTGCTTCCGCTCCCGATCATGCCCATTTTCAAGCCTGTATAAAAGAAGAACATATGGCTGGAATTTTTTACGATCTCTCCAACGATTGTACGGATTTAATAGATGACGACAAATTACAAATAAATTATGTATACGCACCGGCTAGCTTAATTAATGTTCAAGCGGATAGTAAGGAAACAATGGTAACGGCCTTTTATTCGATATACGACATTTTATTCGCCGATAGCAACGGCAAGGAACCCATGATGAATATTCTTGCCTGGTATGGATTAGAACGCACCAAAGATTTTTTTGGAGATAACTACGAAGACGAACTTGAAACCGCAACCGAATACCCTTACAAATGCTGCATCTTCTTACGCAGCAAACATCGTCCTGACTGCTATTTCGCAAAAGGAGACGAACAAATTCTCATCAGTCCGGCTATTGCTGAAATGAACGGCATATTCCCTATAGTACGTGAAGAGGATATGGAGAAACTGACTCCTGAAAAGGTATATGATATCTATCAGGAAGTATCGATATCTAAAGAAAAACTACAAGAAATAGCAGAACGCATTAAAACCGCCTTATGA
- a CDS encoding sodium:solute symporter — MSPAVISITIVAYFIILFTISYIAGRKADNEGFFVGNRKSAWYIVAFAMIGSTISGVTFVSVPGMVQASCFSYLQMVLGFIVGQIIIAFVLVPLFYRMNLVSIYEYLENRFGSSSYKTGAWFFFISKMLGAAVRLFLVCLTLQLLIFEPFHLPFLLNVILTVFIVWLYTFRGGVKSLIWTDVLKTFCLVVSVVLCIYYIASSLHLNFSGLVTTISDSDFSKTFFFDDVNDKRYFFKQFLAGVFTVIAMNGLDQDMMQRNLSCKNFRDSQKNMITSGISQFFVILLFLMLGVLLYTFTAQQGIENPGKSDELFPMVATGDYFPGIVGILFIIGLIASAYSAAGSALTALTTSFTVDILHAQKKGEAALSKIRKHVHIGMAVVMGAVIFVFNLLNNTSVIDAIYTLASYTYGPILGLFAFGIFTKKQVYDKYIPLVAIASPALCYILQRNSEAWFNGYQISYELLIINALFTFLGLYLLIKRQDKETSHTTHTTKQKIK, encoded by the coding sequence ATGAGCCCAGCCGTTATATCCATTACTATTGTGGCATACTTTATAATCCTGTTCACTATCTCTTATATAGCAGGACGTAAAGCCGACAATGAAGGATTCTTTGTAGGAAACCGTAAATCAGCTTGGTATATTGTTGCCTTTGCCATGATCGGTTCCACAATCTCCGGGGTTACTTTTGTCTCTGTTCCGGGCATGGTTCAGGCAAGCTGTTTTTCTTATCTGCAGATGGTACTCGGATTTATAGTCGGACAGATTATCATAGCGTTTGTGCTCGTTCCTCTCTTTTACCGCATGAATTTAGTTTCCATTTACGAATATCTGGAAAACAGGTTCGGAAGTTCATCCTATAAGACAGGAGCCTGGTTTTTCTTTATTTCCAAAATGTTGGGAGCAGCCGTCCGGCTCTTTCTCGTATGCCTGACACTGCAACTGCTTATCTTCGAACCTTTTCATCTCCCGTTCTTGCTGAATGTCATCCTAACCGTATTTATCGTATGGCTCTATACATTCCGCGGCGGGGTGAAGTCATTGATATGGACAGATGTCCTGAAAACATTCTGCCTGGTAGTTTCGGTCGTTCTCTGTATTTACTATATTGCTTCCAGCCTGCATCTGAATTTCAGTGGTCTGGTCACTACGATTTCAGACAGTGACTTCTCCAAGACGTTCTTTTTCGATGATGTCAATGACAAACGGTATTTCTTCAAACAATTTCTGGCAGGGGTATTCACTGTCATTGCCATGAACGGGCTAGACCAGGATATGATGCAGCGCAATCTCAGTTGCAAGAACTTCCGGGATTCACAAAAGAACATGATTACAAGCGGCATTTCGCAGTTCTTTGTCATTCTGCTTTTCCTGATGCTGGGAGTGTTGCTTTATACTTTTACAGCGCAGCAGGGTATTGAGAATCCGGGAAAAAGCGACGAGCTATTTCCGATGGTCGCTACCGGAGATTATTTTCCCGGTATAGTCGGGATATTGTTCATTATCGGGTTGATAGCTTCCGCCTATTCTGCGGCAGGCTCTGCCTTGACAGCACTGACTACTTCCTTTACCGTAGACATTCTACATGCACAGAAAAAAGGGGAAGCCGCACTCAGCAAGATACGAAAGCATGTACATATCGGTATGGCAGTCGTCATGGGAGCAGTTATTTTCGTTTTCAATCTGCTGAACAATACCAGTGTGATTGATGCGATTTACACATTGGCAAGTTATACGTACGGACCTATTTTAGGACTGTTTGCTTTCGGCATCTTCACCAAGAAACAAGTTTATGATAAATATATCCCGTTGGTAGCTATCGCGTCCCCTGCACTTTGCTATATCCTGCAAAGAAATTCGGAAGCTTGGTTCAACGGTTACCAAATCAGTTACGAGTTGTTGATTATCAATGCCCTGTTCACATTCCTCGGGCTTTATTTGCTCATCAAAAGACAAGACAAAGAAACATCTCACACAACTCATACTACAAAACAAAAAATAAAATAA
- a CDS encoding AMP-binding protein, whose product MVERFLSQTSFSSQEDFNKNLKINVPENFNFGYDVVDAWAAEQPDKNALLWTNDKGESRQFSFADMKRYTDMTASYFQSLGIGRGDMVMLILKRRYEFWYSTIALHKLGATIIPATHLLTKKDIIYRCNAADIKMIVAAGEGIILQHIKDALPDCPTVEKLVSVGPEIPEGFEDFHQGIENAAPFVRPRHANTNDDISLMYFTSGTTGEPKMVAHDFTYPLGHIVTGSFWHNLDENSLHLTIADTGWGKAVWGKLYGQWIAGANIFVYDHEKFTPAAILEMIQNYHVTSLCAPPTIFRFLIHEDLTKFDLSSLKYCTIAGEALNPAVFETFKKLTGIKLMEGFGQTETTLTIATMPWMEPKPGSMGLPNPQYDVDLIDHEGRSVEAGEQGQIVIHTSKGKPLGLFKEYYRDAERTHEAWHDGIYYTGDVAWKDEDGYLWFVGRADDVIKSSGYRIGPFEVESALMTHPAVVECAITGVPDEIRGQVVKATIVLSKDYKNRAGEELIKELQNHVKKVTAPYKYPRVIEFVEELPKTISGKIRRVEIRQNDEK is encoded by the coding sequence ATGGTAGAAAGATTTTTATCACAGACCTCTTTCAGTTCACAAGAGGACTTCAACAAAAACTTGAAAATAAACGTCCCGGAGAACTTCAACTTCGGTTATGACGTAGTAGACGCCTGGGCTGCCGAACAACCCGACAAGAACGCTTTGCTCTGGACAAACGACAAAGGCGAAAGCCGCCAGTTCTCATTCGCCGACATGAAGCGATATACGGACATGACCGCCTCGTACTTCCAAAGTCTGGGCATCGGTCGCGGCGACATGGTAATGTTGATTCTGAAACGCCGTTACGAGTTCTGGTACAGCACCATCGCCCTTCACAAGCTGGGAGCAACCATCATCCCCGCCACTCACCTGTTGACCAAAAAGGATATTATCTACCGTTGCAACGCTGCCGACATCAAAATGATTGTAGCCGCCGGTGAAGGAATCATCCTGCAACATATCAAAGATGCCCTGCCCGACTGCCCGACTGTCGAAAAACTGGTCAGCGTCGGTCCGGAAATCCCCGAAGGCTTCGAAGATTTCCATCAGGGAATAGAGAATGCCGCTCCATTCGTACGTCCGAGACATGCAAATACCAACGATGATATTTCGCTGATGTATTTCACTTCCGGCACTACCGGCGAACCTAAAATGGTGGCACATGATTTTACTTATCCGCTAGGCCATATCGTAACAGGCAGCTTCTGGCACAATCTGGACGAGAACAGCCTTCATCTTACCATTGCTGATACGGGCTGGGGAAAAGCCGTATGGGGAAAGCTCTACGGACAATGGATTGCCGGAGCCAATATCTTCGTGTATGACCACGAGAAATTCACTCCCGCCGCTATTTTGGAAATGATACAGAATTATCATGTCACTTCCCTCTGTGCGCCGCCTACTATCTTCCGCTTCTTGATTCACGAAGACCTGACGAAGTTCGACTTGTCTTCACTCAAATACTGTACGATTGCCGGAGAAGCTCTGAATCCTGCCGTATTCGAGACATTCAAGAAACTGACGGGTATCAAACTGATGGAAGGTTTCGGACAGACGGAAACTACCCTGACTATCGCCACCATGCCTTGGATGGAACCGAAACCGGGAAGCATGGGACTGCCGAATCCGCAATACGATGTTGACTTGATTGACCACGAAGGCCGCTCGGTTGAAGCCGGTGAGCAGGGACAAATCGTAATCCATACCAGCAAAGGCAAACCCCTCGGACTTTTCAAAGAGTATTATCGCGATGCGGAACGTACACACGAAGCTTGGCATGACGGCATCTATTATACGGGAGACGTTGCCTGGAAAGACGAAGACGGCTATCTCTGGTTCGTAGGTCGTGCGGATGATGTTATCAAGAGCTCCGGTTACCGCATCGGCCCGTTCGAAGTGGAAAGCGCCTTGATGACTCACCCGGCTGTTGTGGAATGTGCCATCACCGGAGTACCCGACGAGATTCGCGGACAAGTGGTAAAAGCTACGATTGTTCTATCCAAAGACTATAAGAATCGCGCCGGAGAAGAACTGATTAAGGAATTGCAGAACCATGTGAAGAAAGTGACTGCTCCTTATAAATATCCACGTGTGATTGAATTCGTGGAAGAACTCCCGAAGACTATCAGCGGTAAAATTCGCCGTGTGGAAATCCGACAGAATGATGAAAAATAA
- a CDS encoding helix-turn-helix domain-containing protein — protein sequence MNDQIKQIAERLRGLRDVLELTSEDIARDSDIPAEEYRLAETGEYDISVSMLQKIARTYNVALDALMFGEEPKMSSYFVTRAGKGVSIERTKAYKYQSLASGFMNRTADPFIVTVEPKGDDEPIHYNKHNGQEFNLVIEGRMLINIEGKEIILNQGDSIYFNSKLPHGMKALDGKTVRFLAVIM from the coding sequence ATGAATGACCAAATTAAACAGATAGCAGAACGCCTTCGCGGATTGCGTGATGTACTGGAACTGACTTCTGAGGACATTGCCCGCGACAGCGACATCCCTGCTGAAGAATACCGACTTGCAGAAACAGGAGAATACGACATTTCTGTCAGCATGCTGCAGAAGATTGCACGTACGTATAATGTTGCCCTCGACGCCCTGATGTTCGGCGAAGAACCTAAGATGAGCAGTTATTTCGTAACCCGTGCCGGTAAAGGCGTCAGCATCGAACGTACGAAAGCCTATAAATACCAGTCACTGGCATCGGGCTTCATGAACCGCACCGCCGACCCGTTCATCGTTACCGTTGAACCGAAAGGGGACGACGAACCTATCCATTATAACAAACACAACGGGCAAGAATTCAACCTTGTGATTGAAGGACGTATGCTCATCAATATCGAAGGCAAAGAAATCATCCTCAATCAAGGAGACAGTATCTATTTCAATTCCAAACTCCCACATGGCATGAAAGCGCTCGATGGCAAAACGGTACGTTTTCTGGCAGTAATTATGTAA
- the proC gene encoding pyrroline-5-carboxylate reductase: MKIAIIGAGNMGGSIARGLAKGSLIEDSDIIVSNPSAGKLEQLKKEFPGISTTHSNAEAALGADIVILAVKPWFMQPVMRELKLKSKQILISVAAGISFEELAHYVVSPEMPMFRLIPNTAISELESMTLVAARNTNDEQDKFVLQLFKEMGTVMLIPEDKIAAATALASCGIAYVLKYVQAAMQAGIEMGIRPKDAMTMVAQSLKGAAALILNNDTHPSIEIDKVTTPGGITIKGINELEHNGFTSAIIQAMKASK; this comes from the coding sequence ATGAAAATAGCTATCATCGGTGCAGGCAATATGGGCGGTTCCATCGCTCGCGGCCTGGCAAAAGGAAGTCTGATAGAGGACTCGGATATCATCGTATCCAACCCCAGTGCAGGCAAACTGGAACAATTGAAAAAAGAATTTCCGGGTATCTCTACAACTCACAGCAATGCCGAAGCGGCGCTGGGAGCAGACATCGTTATCCTTGCCGTAAAGCCGTGGTTCATGCAACCCGTAATGCGCGAGTTGAAACTAAAAAGCAAACAGATACTTATCTCGGTAGCCGCCGGCATCAGTTTCGAGGAACTGGCGCATTATGTGGTATCACCAGAAATGCCGATGTTCCGCCTTATCCCCAACACCGCTATCAGCGAACTGGAAAGCATGACACTCGTTGCCGCACGAAATACCAACGACGAACAGGATAAATTCGTTCTCCAACTATTCAAAGAAATGGGAACAGTGATGCTTATCCCCGAAGATAAAATAGCGGCAGCCACCGCACTGGCTTCCTGCGGCATCGCCTACGTGCTGAAATACGTGCAAGCAGCCATGCAAGCCGGCATCGAAATGGGTATCCGCCCGAAAGACGCGATGACTATGGTAGCGCAATCACTGAAAGGAGCCGCCGCACTGATTCTGAACAATGACACCCACCCCAGCATAGAAATCGACAAGGTGACTACTCCGGGCGGAATCACCATAAAAGGAATCAATGAACTGGAACACAACGGCTTCACCTCCGCTATCATCCAGGCAATGAAAGCATCGAAATAA
- a CDS encoding aspartate aminotransferase family protein, translating into MNLFDVYPLYNINIVKGKGCKVWDENGTEYLDLYGGHAVISIGHAHPHYVEMISNQVANLGFYSNSVINKLQQQVAERLGKISGYEDYSLFLINSGAEANENALKLASFYNGRTKVVSFTKAFHGRTSLAVEATNNPSIIAPINNNGHVVYLPLNDTEAMKQELSKGDVCAVIIEGIQGVGGIKIPTTEFMQELRKACTETGTILILDEIQSGYGRSGKFFAHQYNDIRPDIITVAKGIGNGFPMAGVLISPMFKPVYGQLGTTFGGNHLACSAALAVMDVIEQENLVENAAKVGNYLLEELKKFPQIKEVRGRGLMIGLEFENPIKELRSRLIYDEHVFTGASGTNVLRLLPPLCLSMEEADEFLARFKKVL; encoded by the coding sequence ATGAATTTATTCGACGTATATCCTTTATATAATATCAATATAGTCAAGGGAAAAGGCTGCAAAGTCTGGGACGAGAACGGGACTGAATACTTAGACCTTTACGGCGGACACGCTGTCATCTCCATCGGACACGCACACCCTCACTATGTAGAGATGATTAGCAACCAGGTAGCCAACCTTGGTTTCTACTCGAACTCGGTAATCAACAAGCTGCAACAACAGGTAGCCGAACGGCTGGGAAAGATTTCCGGCTATGAGGATTACAGCCTGTTCCTTATCAACAGCGGTGCCGAAGCGAACGAGAACGCGCTGAAACTAGCTTCTTTCTACAACGGACGTACCAAAGTGGTTTCTTTCACCAAAGCCTTCCACGGACGTACTTCACTGGCAGTAGAAGCGACCAACAATCCGTCCATCATCGCTCCTATCAACAACAACGGTCACGTTGTCTATCTTCCTCTGAATGACACCGAAGCCATGAAGCAGGAATTGTCTAAAGGAGACGTATGCGCCGTAATCATTGAAGGAATACAAGGTGTAGGCGGCATCAAGATACCGACTACCGAATTTATGCAGGAACTCCGCAAGGCATGTACCGAGACGGGCACTATCCTGATTCTCGACGAGATTCAGAGCGGATACGGACGTAGCGGAAAGTTCTTCGCCCACCAGTACAATGACATCAGACCGGACATTATCACCGTAGCCAAAGGTATCGGAAACGGATTCCCGATGGCGGGTGTTCTTATCAGTCCGATGTTCAAGCCTGTGTACGGACAGCTAGGAACCACTTTCGGCGGAAACCATCTGGCATGCTCGGCAGCCCTCGCCGTAATGGACGTTATCGAACAGGAAAACCTGGTAGAAAACGCGGCTAAAGTAGGTAACTACTTGCTGGAAGAGTTGAAGAAATTCCCGCAAATCAAAGAAGTACGCGGGCGCGGGCTTATGATTGGACTCGAATTTGAAAACCCCATCAAGGAATTGCGCAGCCGCCTCATCTATGACGAGCACGTGTTCACCGGAGCAAGCGGTACGAACGTACTGCGTCTTCTGCCGCCTCTCTGCCTCAGCATGGAAGAAGCAGACGAGTTCCTCGCGCGCTTCAAGAAGGTACTCTAA
- the argC gene encoding N-acetyl-gamma-glutamyl-phosphate reductase, translating into MIKAGIIGGAGYTAGELIRLLLNHPETEIVFINSSSNAGNRITDVHEGLYGETDLRFTDQLPLDEIDVLFFCTAHGDTKKFMESHNIPEDLKIIDLSMDYRIKSDDHDFIYGLPELNRRATCTAKHVANPGCFATCIQLGLLPLAKNLMLTDDISVNAITGSTGAGVKPGATSHFSWRNNNMSVYKAFDHQHVPEIKQSLQQLQNSFDSDIDFIPYRGDFPRGIFATLVVKTKVSLEEIVRMYEEYYAKDSFVHIVDKNIDLKQVVNTNKCLIHLEKHGDKLLIISCIDNLLKGASGQAVHNMNLMFNLEETVGLRLKPSAF; encoded by the coding sequence ATGATTAAAGCAGGAATCATTGGTGGCGCAGGATATACGGCAGGCGAATTAATCCGCCTGCTGCTCAACCATCCGGAGACTGAAATCGTATTTATCAACAGTAGCAGTAATGCCGGAAACAGAATCACGGACGTACACGAAGGCTTGTACGGGGAAACAGACTTGAGATTCACCGACCAGTTACCTCTGGACGAAATCGACGTTCTTTTCTTCTGCACAGCCCACGGCGACACGAAGAAATTCATGGAAAGCCACAACATACCGGAAGACCTGAAGATTATCGACCTCTCCATGGACTACCGCATCAAGAGTGACGACCACGACTTCATCTACGGCCTGCCGGAACTGAACCGCCGCGCCACCTGTACGGCAAAGCATGTAGCCAACCCCGGTTGTTTTGCCACTTGTATCCAGCTGGGTCTGCTCCCGCTAGCCAAGAACCTGATGCTGACGGACGATATTTCTGTAAATGCCATTACAGGAAGTACCGGAGCCGGAGTGAAACCGGGAGCTACCAGTCATTTCAGTTGGAGAAACAATAACATGAGTGTGTACAAAGCGTTCGACCACCAGCACGTGCCCGAAATCAAACAGTCGCTGCAACAGTTGCAGAACAGTTTTGATTCCGACATAGACTTTATTCCGTACCGTGGAGATTTCCCGCGCGGCATCTTCGCTACGTTAGTAGTGAAAACTAAAGTGTCATTGGAAGAAATTGTCCGCATGTACGAAGAGTATTATGCGAAGGATTCATTTGTGCACATCGTAGACAAGAATATAGACCTCAAACAAGTAGTCAACACCAACAAGTGCCTGATACATCTTGAGAAGCATGGCGACAAGCTATTGATTATCTCCTGTATCGACAACCTGCTGAAAGGTGCCAGCGGACAGGCGGTTCACAACATGAACCTGATGTTCAACCTCGAAGAGACGGTAGGACTGCGTTTGAAGCCTTCAGCTTTTTAA